The genomic interval TGACACTGACATGCGAGAGGGCTCAGCTCATGCGCGAGACCTTCGCTATTTCTCGTGCGCGGCGGTAGAGCTGCGTTCGTGTCCACTCTCCACTCTCCACTCTCCTTCTCTATgttccgcctcccgccgctccaccgcgccgccgccgtcttcctccgcctccgcctcgcctctcCCCGCGCAACCTTCTCCTCCAAACCCGCCAATCCCCGCACCAGCAGcgttgcctccgccgccgcccccgccgccgccgcggtctcAGATGCAATCGTTCGCCTCGTCGCGGCCGGCGGCAGGAGCCTCGAGGCCGACCTTGACCGCCTCGACCCCGCCCTCTCCCACCCCATCGTGTCGGCCACCCTCCGCGCGCTCACCGACCGCGGCCTCCCCGCGGCCCGCTTCTTCGACTGGCTCGCGCTCCGCAGGGGCTTCTCCCCGAGCGCCCACGCCCACAACCTGCTCGTCGAGAATGCCGGCAGCCTCGCGGACTATCGGGACATGTCCCGCGCCATGGCGAGCATGTCTACGCGGCGGGTTCCCCTGACCGAACGGGCGTTCGCCTTCTTGAACACGTCCCAGGGCAGCGCCAGGGATACGGCGATAGCGATTCTAGCGACGCTGGATGAAGTCGGGGGCCCTTGCCGTGCGTCCGGCGTGTTCTCGCTCGTCAAGGAGCTAGCTTCGATCGGTGAGTTCGACGCGGCGATGTCTGTGATCCAGGAGACGGCGAGGGGGGCACGTTACTACAACGCCCTCATCGCCGTGAAGTGCAAAACTGGGGACTTCCATGGCGCCcgcgaggtgttcgacgaaatgagGAGGTCGGGCTTCGGCCCGAATTCTAACTCCTGGAACTACCTCCTCGGGTGCCTGCTGAAGAACGGCAGGGTTGCAGAAGCTTGTGAGCTTGTTGAGGCCATGGAGAGGTCTGAACACAACGACATCCCGAACTCGCTGACCTACGAGATTCTAGCATACCATGCGTGCAAAGCGGGGAGGATGGATTCAGCCATGCGGATTCTTGATCAGATGTTCTTGGAGAAATTGACACCGAGGGTTACGATTCACACAGCCTTCATCAAGGGGTACTTATACGCTGGAAGAATAGATGATGCTTGCAGATATGTCAGTGCTATGAGCACCAGGGACAGGCACTCAGTGAACAGGAACTACAGCCTGCTAGCCAAGCTACTGTGTAAGGCAGGGATGATCGTTGATGCAGGAAGAATTCTGTATGAATTGATGGAGAAGGAGGCACTCTTGCCTGACCATTCTGCTTACATTAGAGTGATCAAAGATTTGCACAAGATTGGCAAGGGAGATCTGGCTGCTGaattgaagttgattttgcagAAGCTCAGTGTACATGCAGAATCAGCGGGATGAAATTTCAAGTAGTCTTGGAGCAAGTGATGAGTCTTGTCTTGCGTCATTTCTGTCCTCTCTCTATGATGTGGATGTCAGAAGGACTTGATGTAAATCAGAGTCACCTGGCTGATAAAGAGGAGAGCAGACATGAATCATGCACAAATGGTGCAAGCTGTTGTCATGTAGAGAGAGGACCATGTGATTtcctgcagaaaaaaaaagacagtcaCTAGGCAAAGCCAAACAATCGTACCACTGGATTGCCACATTGCTTCCTTGGATTTTAACTCCAGTTTCGGTAGTTTTTTCCTACTGAAGGTAGACAGAATTTGGTACTTCTATGTGCAAATTCTTTGATAGG from Oryza glaberrima chromosome 3, OglaRS2, whole genome shotgun sequence carries:
- the LOC127766747 gene encoding protein Rf1, mitochondrial-like; its protein translation is MFRLPPLHRAAAVFLRLRLASPRATFSSKPANPRTSSVASAAAPAAAAVSDAIVRLVAAGGRSLEADLDRLDPALSHPIVSATLRALTDRGLPAARFFDWLALRRGFSPSAHAHNLLVENAGSLADYRDMSRAMASMSTRRVPLTERAFAFLNTSQGSARDTAIAILATLDEVGGPCRASGVFSLVKELASIGEFDAAMSVIQETARGARYYNALIAVKCKTGDFHGAREVFDEMRRSGFGPNSNSWNYLLGCLLKNGRVAEACELVEAMERSEHNDIPNSLTYEILAYHACKAGRMDSAMRILDQMFLEKLTPRVTIHTAFIKGYLYAGRIDDACRYVSAMSTRDRHSVNRNYSLLAKLLCKAGMIVDAGRILYELMEKEALLPDHSAYIRVIKDLHKIGKGDLAAELKLILQKLSVHAESAG